In Pseudomonas sp. R76, one genomic interval encodes:
- a CDS encoding methyl-accepting chemotaxis protein — protein sequence MALSEMQGGLKSTLVEIANAADQLASAAEELSAVTDESTRGLTRQNDEIQQAATAVNQMTTAVDEVASNAVSTSQASHQATTEAEEGRQQVEQAVSGMESMVVEINDSTQSVADLANQVREIGKVIDVIRSIADQTNLLALNAAIEAARAGEQGRGFAVVADEVRALAHRTQTSTVDIEKMIGDVQVGADDAVAAMNKSLSWANDTQALAQNAGQALQRITASVTKINERNLVIASASEEQAQVAREVDRNLLNIQDLSTQTAAGAHQTNASSQDLSRLATSFNVLVSKFKL from the coding sequence ATGGCGCTGTCCGAGATGCAGGGCGGCCTCAAAAGCACCCTGGTGGAGATCGCCAACGCTGCTGACCAGCTCGCGTCGGCCGCCGAAGAACTGAGTGCGGTGACCGATGAAAGCACCCGTGGCCTGACCCGCCAGAATGACGAAATCCAGCAAGCCGCCACCGCCGTAAACCAGATGACGACGGCAGTGGACGAAGTGGCGAGCAATGCAGTGTCGACATCGCAAGCGTCCCATCAGGCCACCACCGAAGCCGAGGAAGGCCGCCAGCAAGTGGAGCAGGCCGTGTCGGGCATGGAATCGATGGTGGTGGAGATCAACGATTCGACGCAATCGGTCGCGGACCTCGCCAACCAGGTGCGCGAAATCGGCAAGGTGATTGATGTCATCCGCAGTATCGCAGACCAGACCAACCTGTTAGCACTCAATGCGGCTATCGAAGCTGCCCGCGCGGGCGAGCAAGGTCGAGGTTTCGCTGTGGTCGCCGACGAGGTCCGGGCCTTGGCCCATCGCACCCAAACCTCCACGGTCGACATTGAAAAAATGATTGGTGATGTTCAAGTCGGCGCCGATGACGCCGTTGCCGCCATGAACAAAAGCTTGAGTTGGGCTAACGACACACAAGCCTTGGCGCAAAACGCCGGGCAAGCGTTGCAGCGCATCACCGCCAGCGTGACGAAGATCAACGAGCGCAACCTGGTGATCGCCTCCGCGTCCGAAGAACAAGCTCAGGTTGCCCGCGAAGTGGACAGAAACCTGCTCAACATCCAGGACCTGTCGACCCAGACCGCCGCCGGCGCGCACCAGACCAATGCCTCAAGCCAGGACCTGTCACGCCTGGCGACCTCGTTCAACGTGCTGGTCAGCAAGTTCAAGCTGTAA